CACGGTCCTGTGCAGCGCACCATCGAGGTGCTCGGCGAGCACGATCTGCCCGCCCGTCAGGGCGATCTGCCCGAGGTGGCCGACGGCGTGGTCTCGGTGACGACGGCCGAGTTGGCGCACGGCTTCGTCGACGACCGGGCCAAGCTGGTGCTGCTCACCGGCGACGACATCTCCGGGCAGCGTTCGACTACGCGCGACATGCGCGCGATGCCGGCGCGTCGCAAGCGCACCATCGACCCGCTCGAACTCAAGCCCGGCGACTACGTCGTGCATGAGCAGCACGGTGTCGGTCGGTTCGTGGAGATGCGCCAGCGTGAGGCTGCGGGTGCGACCCGTGAATATCTGGTGATGGAGTACGGCGCGGCCAAGCGCGGCGCGCCCCCCGACCGGCTCTTCGTACCCGCGGACTCCCTCGACCAGGTCACGCGCTATGTCGGGGGTGAGCAGCCCAGTCTCGACCGGCTCGGAGGCGCCGACTGGTCCAAGCGCAAGAACAGGGCCCGCAAGGCCGTACGCGAGATCGCCGCCGAGTTGATCAAGCTCTATGCGGCACGTCAGGCCACCAAGGGTCATGCGTTCGGGCCCGACACGCCATGGCAGGGCGAGTTGGAGGACGCGTTCCCGTTCACCGAGACACCCGATCAACTCAGCACCGTCGAGGAGGTCAAGGCCGACATGCGCCGCGCGGTGCCGATGGACCGTCTGGTGTGCGGCGACGTGGGCTACGGCAAGACCGAGATCGCCGTACGCGCGGCGTTCAAGGCGGTGCAGGACGGCAAACAGGTCGCGGTGCTGGTGCCCACGACGCTGCTGGTCACTCAGCACACCTCGACCTTCGCCGAGCGGATGAGCGCCTTCCCGGTGGTGATCAAACCGCTGAGCCGCTTCCAGAGCGACAGGGAGGCCCGCGAGGTCATCGCGGGTCTGGCCGACGGCTCGATCGACATCGTGGTGGGCACCCACCGGTTGCTCAACCCGGACATCAAGGTCAAGGACCTCGGCCTGATCATCGTCGACGAGGAGCAGCGCTTCGGTGTCGAGCACAAGGAGCAGATGAAGCGGCTGCGCACGTCGGTGGACGTGCTCTCGATGAGCGCCACCCCGATCCCGCGCACCCTGGAGATGGCGATCACGGGCATCCGTGAGATGTCGACGATCATGACGCCGCCCGAGGAGCGGCACCCGGTGCTGACCTATGTCGGGTCGTACGAAGACCGGCAGGTCACCGCGGCCATCCGACGCGAACTCCTGCGCGACGGGCAGGTCTTCTTCATCCACAACCGGGTGCAGTCGATCGAGAAGGCCGCGGCCAAGATCCGCGAACTCGTCCCCGAAGCGCGCGTCGCCACCGGCCACGGCCAGATGTCGGAGCACCAGCTCGAGCAGGTGATGCTCGACTTCTGGGAGAAGCGCTTCGACGTCTTGGTGTGTACGACGATCGTCGAATCGGGCCTCGATGTCTCCAACGCCAACACCATGATCATCGAGCGCGCCGACATGCTCGGCCTCTCGCAGTTGCATCAGTTGCGCGGCCGGGTCGGGCGCTCGCGCGAGCGGGCGTACGCGTACTTCCTCTATCCGCCCGAGAAGCCGCTCACCGAGACCGCTCACGAGCGACTCGCCACCCTGGCCCAGCACTCCGACCTGGGCGGCGGCATGGCGATCGCCACCAAGGATCTGGAGATCCGCGGCGCGGGCAACCTGCTCGGCGGCGAGCAGTCCGGCCACATCGCCGACGTCGGATTCGACCTCTATGTCCGCATGGTCGGGGAGGCGGTCTCGCAATTTCGCGGTGACGCCGAGCCCGAACTCAACGAGGTCCGCATCGAACTCCCGGTCGATGCGCATCTGCCGCACGACTACATCGAGTCCGAACGACTCCGCTTGGAGATCTACAAGCGCCTGTCGGAGGTCCGCTCCGACGACGACGTGGATCAGATCGCGGAGGAGTTGGAGGACCGCTACGGTCCCCAGCCCGAGACGGTGATCTCGCTGCTCCTGGTCGCGAGGTTCCGCGCGCGGGCACGGCAGGCGGGCATCGGCGAGATCACGATCGTGGGCAAGCACGTCCGGTTCGCGCCCGTGGACCTGCCGGAGTCACGAGTCGTCCGACTGCAGCGTCTCTACAAGGGCTCTCTGGTCAAACCGGCCACGTCGTCGGTGCTCGTACCCAGGCCGCAGACGGCCGTGATCGGCGGCAAGCCGATCCAGGGGGTGGCGCTGCTGCAGTGGGCTCGCGAGGTCATCGACACGATCATCGACCCCACCTCCTAGACTGAGCCCCGCACCGTCGCTGCGATCTCCAGGAGTTCTTCGTGAGGCACAAACTGCTGCCCGTCATCGCCCTCGCACTTGCGGGCCTGACCGGATGTGGGGGACTGAACCCGGGGATCGCCGCACAGGTGGGCGGCGACCGGATCACCGAGCAGAAGGTCGCCACCTACACGCGTGACCTGTGCGAGGCGCGCACCCGTGATCTGAAGGCGCAGAACGAGGTGCACGCCAACTACCAGATCGCGCGCACGATCGTGCAGATGCTGGTGCTGCGCTCGGCCGCAGAGCAGTTCGCCGACGAGCAGGGCGCCAAGCCCGGGTTGGCGTACGCCCAGAAGTTGCGCGCGTTGCAGGGCACGGCCGCCAAACTGCCTGCCGGGCAGGGCGAGGCCATCGCGGTGATCGGCACCACGGTGGAATACGTCCAGGACGTGATGCGCTCGGCGGGCGAGAAGATCCTGGCTGCCGAGGGGGACGCGGCGCCGTCGGTCGATGACTCCCAGGCAGCCGGCAAGAGCGCCTTCGCGACCTGGGTGGCCAACAACCCTGCCAAGATCGACCCCAAGTACAACCTCGCGTTCGGTGACGCCACGATCATCGGCGTCGACAACACCACGTCGTACGCCTGGAGCGAGCAGGCGAAGGCCGGTCGCGGCACCGACCAGGCTGCGTACGCCGCCTATGTCGACTCCCTCGCAGACAACCAGGTCTGCGGCCGGTGAGCGACGTCGAGGATCCGCTGCGCGAGTTCCTCGACGTGATGCGCCGCTTGCGGCGCGAGTGTGACTGGAAAGCCGGGCAGACCCACCGGTCGCTGGTGCGCTATCTCCTGGAAGAGACGCACGAGACAGTCGAGGCGATCGAGTCCGGCGACGCCGACCACCTGCGTGAGGAACTCGGTGACCTGCTCTTGCAGGTCGTCTTCCACGCAGTGATCGCCGAGGAGGCCGGAGAGTTCACCCTCGACGACGTTGCTGGTGACATCACCTCGAAGATGCGGCGGCGCAACCCTCACGTGTTCGGCGACGTGGCGGTTTCGGGCGCCCAGGCGGTCAACGAACTGTGGGAGTCGGTCAAGGCCGCCGAGAAGTCCCGCACGACCGTGACCGAGGGTCTGCCTGCCTCGCTGCCGGCCCTGCTCTATGCGGACAAGGTGCTCGATCGTCGGTCCAGAGCAGGGCTGGCTGACCCGACTGTCTCCGACGATCTCGGCGACCGACTCCTCGCGCTGGTAGCCGAAGCGCACACAGCCGGCGTCGACCCCGAGCAATCGCTGCGTGAGGCCGTACGCCGGCTGGGTGACTAGGAATCAGCGAATCAGCGAATCAGCGCAACGTGCGCCTCACCGAAGCGGTGGACGCCGCATGCGTCGTGTCGCCGCGGTAGACGACCCGGAAGACCCGGACGCCCTTGCGCACCGTGACCCTCATCCGGGCGGCCCCGTCGCGCAGCGTACGTACGCCCACCCGCTTGCCGTTGACCTTGAACACGACCTTGCCGGTCGCGCTGCCGGGCTTGAGGCGCGCCTTGAGGCGTACGACCCGCTTCGCGCCCTTGCGCTTGAGCAACGCGACCCGCAGCCCGGACTTCGTCCGTGTGAGGGGAGCCGTCGTCGTGGTCGTCGTAGGTGACGTGGTCGGGGTGGGGCTGGTGGTCAGCGCCGGACCGAAGATCGAGGTCGCCGTGCCGAGTTTGAGGAACACCGTTTCGCCGGTGGCGTCCTTGAGGCCGTCGTTGTCGGTGACGGCATAGACATTGCCGTCGGCACCGATGGTCAGACCTTCGAAGCTTCTCCTGAGTCCAGCCCTTGGTGGCGCGCAGCGCGGGCAGGACGTCGACGGCCAGTTTCTTGGTGAGCCTGACCGGTGTGGTCGTCCCGCCCGTGGCCGGCACATCGACGGTGTAGACGCGCTTGATCCGCGCCGCGGGTCCGTTGAGCTTGTCGCGCTCGATCACGGCCAGTGTGTCGTCGTCGACGGCTGTGATCTCCGACAGGCCCATCCAGTCGCCGGGCGTCGAGGTGGACTCCAACTGATAGCCGAACCACGACCAGGTGTTCGTCGCGACGTCGTAGCGACCGATCCGGGCCACTCCGGTGCCGTCCACCTCGCCGGTGGCCGCGGTGGTGTCGGTGAACAACGGTCGCTGGAGTGCGACGTACACGAGTTCCTTCCCGCCCGCGTTGGTGGCCGTCACACCCTCGAAGCCCCACTTGCCGACCTTGGCGGCCACGTCGGCCGGCAGTGTGACGGTCTGCTGGATGGTGCCGGCGCTGTTGGTGCGGATCAACTGGTTGCCGGCGCCGTTGGCGCCCTCGCTGGCCAGCCAGAAACCACCCTGCGGACGGGCGAAGAGACCCTCGATGTCGAGGTTGGCGTTGCCGCCGGCAGCGGTCTTGACATTGAGCGCGCGTTCGATCACGGCTGGGCTGGCCTCGACGTTCACGCGATAGAGCCGACCGGGCTTGAACGCCGAGTCGCTGGCGGTCCACAGGTGACCGGGTCGACCCGGAGCCGCGCTCAGGGCACCGAGTGCACCCCAGCCGATCGGGGCGCCCTCTGTGTCGGTCTCCGACAGGATGCTCGGGAACGTCGCATCGCCGGCGCCGAAACGATAGAGGCTCACCGACGCGCGTACGGACACGCTCGCGTCGTCGGTCTCGGACGAGATCGCGATCAGATTGCGCGCGGGCACGGCGAGCAGGCCCTCGGGACCGTTGGTGGTGGGCAGGATCTGCTCGAACACCGGCTTGGTCGGGTCGGTCAGGTCATAGACCGCCACGAAGTTGCTGCGTTCGGAGCCGACGAACGCGCGGCGCTTGCCGCCGATCGTCGCGATCATCAAGCCCTCGGGTTCGCTGCCCTTCTTGGCGGCCCGGTCGTTGTTGAACAAGCCGTGCTGGAGCGCCAGGCGCTCGAAGGAGTTGCCCGCGTCCCACGCGACGGTGCCGGTGGTGGTGTCGAAGATCGTCCAGCCGCGGGTGCCGCCCTTCCAGTCACCTTCGTTCGCGGTCGCGACATAACGCTCGTCGATCCAGCCGATCGCGTCGGGCTCACGGGGCAGATCGAGGGAGCCGGTGGCGTTGAAGGTGGCGTCCTTGGTGACGTCGATGCCGTCGACCTGCGCGTTGCCCGCAGTGAAGACCCTCTCCACCGACTTGTCGGCCAGGTCGATCACGACGATGCCGTTGTTCTCCTGAAGGGTCAGCGCGAGTTTGTTCGCCGCGTTGATGGTGACGTACTCCGGTTCGGGATCGCTGGGGGCGGCCAACCCGGCAGCGGCCAACTGCGCCTCGGGGAGTTCGACCTTCGTACGCGTCCAGGCGTCCGGGGCACCGGCGAGTCCCAACACCTGGACGAAGCCGGCCGGATTCTGCGGGATGTCGCCGTCGTTCACCTCCTCGTCGCGCTGGTTCTCCATCGCGATCGCGGCGTACTGCTTGTCCGCGCTGATCGCGATCGAGTCGGGTTGGCCACCGAGGTCCATCGTGCGGACCAACGACCGGTCGCTGATCCGATAGACGTTGAGGTAGCCGCTCGGGTTGACGAAGTCGCCGCCCGAGGAGTCCACGACGACAACGAGGTAGTCGCCCACAACCGCTACGGACGTCGGCTGGTCGTCTGCGTGGCCGGTGGTCGCCAGGCTGATCGCGCCCTTGCCCACCGGGTTTGCGGAGTCGGTGATGTCGAGGATGCCGATCCGCTTGCCGAGCGCGTCGGTGTAGAAGAGCGTGTTGCCGTCCTGGCTCACCGCGGAGATCTCGGCCACGGTGGTGGACTTGGGGTCCACGCCGGCGGGCAGGTTCTGGAAGACCGGATAGGTCGCGGTGCGCTGGAACGCGCTGGTGGCGTCATCGGCGGCATCGGCAGAGTGGGTGGCCGCGACCAAGGTCGCGCCGACGAGGGCCAGGCCCACGAGGGAGGTCAGGTGTGTGTGCGTACGCATGGCCGAACCGTCGGCGGGTCAGGTGACGCCGGGGTGAACCCTGACTGAACACCGTGGAAGTACGGACAGAAGTGTCGGAGACGGGCGCCGCACGGAAGGGCCGCGACAGGCCGGAGGGCTTTGGTCTGTATTAACGCGGGCGCCGGCGCGCGACCAGCCGGCCGACCACTCCGACGCTCAGCACGGCGATGCCCGCGACCACCGATTCCCAGGGCAACGTGGCGACCAACACCAGGCAACCGACCAGGCCGAGCACCTGCAACGCGCGAGGCCACCGCCGCTGCGCGACGGGCTGACGCAGCGCCGAGAGGTTGGCGACCGCGTAGTAGAGCAGCACGCCGAACGACGAGAAGCCGATCGCGCCGCGCAGGTCGGCCACCAGCACCAGTGCCGCGACCAGCACGCCCACCAGCATCTGGGCGTGGTGCGGCACCTGGTGGCGTGGCTCCACGTGCGCCAGCCATCCGGGCAGGTCGTGGTGGCGGGCCATCGCCAGGGCCGTACGCCCGACTCCTGCCACCAGCGCCAGCAGCGCGCCCAGGGATGCGGCCGCAGCTCCGATGCGTACGACCGGCTCCGCCCACGCCGCACCCGCCGCGCGGGCGGCGTCGGCCAGCGGCATCGACGACGTCGCCAGGTCGTTCCCGAGGACGCCCAACAGGCACAGCCCGATCGCCAGATACAGGGTGACCGCGACGGCGAGTGCGGTGAGGATCGCGCGACCGAGCACCTCCGGGCGGCGTACCTCCTCCGCGAGAGTCGCGATTCGCGCGTACCCGGCGAAGGCGAAGAACAGCAGCCCTGCCGACTGCAGGACTCCGAGCGGGCCACCGTGGGCGGACGCAGACGCCGGTGCGTCGGCGCTGGGTGCGGTCACGACCAGGAAGAGCAGCAAGGTGGCCAGAGTGAGGATCAGCAGGGCCAGCGCGACCCGCGCGGTCTTGGAGACTCCACGCAGATTGGCGAAAGTCAGCAGACCGACGGCCGCAAGTGCCGCGAGACGTTGTGCCCACTGCTGGTCCGGGAAGGCGTACGCCCCGAAGGTCATCGCCATCGCGGCACACGATGCGGTCTTGCCCACCACGAAGCCCCAGCCCGCGACGAAACCCCACCACGGCCCCAGCACCTCACGCCCGAAGAGGTAGGTGCCTCCCGATGACGGATAGGCCGACGCCAACTGCGCCGACGCCACCGCGTTGCAGAAGGCGATCACGGCCGCGATGCCGAGTCCGATCATCAGCCCCGACCCGGCGGCGGCAGCCGCCGGCGCGAAGGCGGCGAAGACCCCGGCGCCGAGCATCGCGGACAGACCGACGACGACGGCGTCGCCGGTGCCGAGTCGGCGAGCAAGGGTGGGTTGGCTCATCGAGGAGCACGCTAGCCCCTGCGCCGGACCTCGACTCACCGGTCGCCCGAACGC
This DNA window, taken from Nocardioides sp., encodes the following:
- a CDS encoding APC family permease, which gives rise to MSQPTLARRLGTGDAVVVGLSAMLGAGVFAAFAPAAAAAGSGLMIGLGIAAVIAFCNAVASAQLASAYPSSGGTYLFGREVLGPWWGFVAGWGFVVGKTASCAAMAMTFGAYAFPDQQWAQRLAALAAVGLLTFANLRGVSKTARVALALLILTLATLLLFLVVTAPSADAPASASAHGGPLGVLQSAGLLFFAFAGYARIATLAEEVRRPEVLGRAILTALAVAVTLYLAIGLCLLGVLGNDLATSSMPLADAARAAGAAWAEPVVRIGAAAASLGALLALVAGVGRTALAMARHHDLPGWLAHVEPRHQVPHHAQMLVGVLVAALVLVADLRGAIGFSSFGVLLYYAVANLSALRQPVAQRRWPRALQVLGLVGCLVLVATLPWESVVAGIAVLSVGVVGRLVARRRPR
- a CDS encoding esterase-like activity of phytase family protein, translating into MRTHTHLTSLVGLALVGATLVAATHSADAADDATSAFQRTATYPVFQNLPAGVDPKSTTVAEISAVSQDGNTLFYTDALGKRIGILDITDSANPVGKGAISLATTGHADDQPTSVAVVGDYLVVVVDSSGGDFVNPSGYLNVYRISDRSLVRTMDLGGQPDSIAISADKQYAAIAMENQRDEEVNDGDIPQNPAGFVQVLGLAGAPDAWTRTKVELPEAQLAAAGLAAPSDPEPEYVTINAANKLALTLQENNGIVVIDLADKSVERVFTAGNAQVDGIDVTKDATFNATGSLDLPREPDAIGWIDERYVATANEGDWKGGTRGWTIFDTTTGTVAWDAGNSFERLALQHGLFNNDRAAKKGSEPEGLMIATIGGKRRAFVGSERSNFVAVYDLTDPTKPVFEQILPTTNGPEGLLAVPARNLIAISSETDDASVSVRASVSLYRFGAGDATFPSILSETDTEGAPIGWGALGALSAAPGRPGHLWTASDSAFKPGRLYRVNVEASPAVIERALNVKTAAGGNANLDIEGLFARPQGGFWLASEGANGAGNQLIRTNSAGTIQQTVTLPADVAAKVGKWGFEGVTATNAGGKELVYVALQRPLFTDTTAATGEVDGTGVARIGRYDVATNTWSWFGYQLESTSTPGDWMGLSEITAVDDDTLAVIERDKLNGPAARIKRVYTVDVPATGGTTTPVRLTKKLAVDVLPALRATKGWTQEKLRRSDHRCRRQCLCRHRQRRPQGRHRRNGVPQTRHGDLDLRSGADHQPHPDHVTYDDHDDGSPHTDEVRAAGRVAQAQGREAGRTPQGAPQARQRDRQGRVQGQRQAGGRTYAARRGRPDEGHGAQGRPGLPGRLPRRHDACGVHRFGEAHVALIR
- the mfd gene encoding transcription-repair coupling factor, giving the protein MSPSLLSVTEVVCAGQPLAGALAAADSGARTTLDLTGPAAMWPFVTAGLAGVGRTVLAVTATSREAEDLVAALGDVLDSDSVAYYPSWETLPHERLSPRSDTVGRRLAVLRRLKHPGTAPGSGPLQVVVAPVRSVLQPQVKGLADLAPVEISTGDTVVLDDLVAALAGAAYSRVDLVEKRGEFAVRGGIVDVFPPTEEHPLRVEFWGDEIEEIRSFSVADQRTLESVQRLWAPPCRELLLTDDVRQRAAEIGQAHPQLLDISDRLAQGIAVEGMESLAPALVDDMELLLDLLPESTHVLMLEPERVRARAHDLVATSEEFLGASWAAAAGGGQAPIDLQAASFHSLADVRLHGLERGLSWWSISPFGLDDETPAGDADIAVEVLPQRAAPAYAGDLPRAVADLTHWRAEGYRILITHPGHGPVQRTIEVLGEHDLPARQGDLPEVADGVVSVTTAELAHGFVDDRAKLVLLTGDDISGQRSTTRDMRAMPARRKRTIDPLELKPGDYVVHEQHGVGRFVEMRQREAAGATREYLVMEYGAAKRGAPPDRLFVPADSLDQVTRYVGGEQPSLDRLGGADWSKRKNRARKAVREIAAELIKLYAARQATKGHAFGPDTPWQGELEDAFPFTETPDQLSTVEEVKADMRRAVPMDRLVCGDVGYGKTEIAVRAAFKAVQDGKQVAVLVPTTLLVTQHTSTFAERMSAFPVVIKPLSRFQSDREAREVIAGLADGSIDIVVGTHRLLNPDIKVKDLGLIIVDEEQRFGVEHKEQMKRLRTSVDVLSMSATPIPRTLEMAITGIREMSTIMTPPEERHPVLTYVGSYEDRQVTAAIRRELLRDGQVFFIHNRVQSIEKAAAKIRELVPEARVATGHGQMSEHQLEQVMLDFWEKRFDVLVCTTIVESGLDVSNANTMIIERADMLGLSQLHQLRGRVGRSRERAYAYFLYPPEKPLTETAHERLATLAQHSDLGGGMAIATKDLEIRGAGNLLGGEQSGHIADVGFDLYVRMVGEAVSQFRGDAEPELNEVRIELPVDAHLPHDYIESERLRLEIYKRLSEVRSDDDVDQIAEELEDRYGPQPETVISLLLVARFRARARQAGIGEITIVGKHVRFAPVDLPESRVVRLQRLYKGSLVKPATSSVLVPRPQTAVIGGKPIQGVALLQWAREVIDTIIDPTS
- a CDS encoding MazG family protein, which encodes MSDVEDPLREFLDVMRRLRRECDWKAGQTHRSLVRYLLEETHETVEAIESGDADHLREELGDLLLQVVFHAVIAEEAGEFTLDDVAGDITSKMRRRNPHVFGDVAVSGAQAVNELWESVKAAEKSRTTVTEGLPASLPALLYADKVLDRRSRAGLADPTVSDDLGDRLLALVAEAHTAGVDPEQSLREAVRRLGD